From a region of the Neobacillus niacini genome:
- a CDS encoding YesL family protein, producing the protein MFKVDGLVHRVCTWIYRFSYLNLLFLVSCLPIITIFPAAAALFGVVRQWVKKNDPPVFTTYKLLFVENFKQSMMIGPAVTGLFLLIFADFYLISRMQIGIKDILFICLLMISFFLFISVLYLLPLMVNGYYSSKQLMKNAFQLAIFKPFITLVNLLMIIGLIFISLRFSFFLVFFFFSVSAFITYWFSEKKFIHAT; encoded by the coding sequence ATGTTTAAAGTAGATGGCTTAGTTCATCGTGTATGCACATGGATATATCGTTTTTCTTATTTAAACCTATTATTCTTAGTTAGTTGTCTACCAATCATAACCATTTTTCCTGCTGCGGCAGCACTCTTTGGTGTGGTTAGACAATGGGTGAAAAAGAATGATCCACCTGTTTTTACTACCTATAAATTGCTTTTTGTTGAAAATTTTAAGCAAAGTATGATGATCGGTCCGGCTGTGACGGGACTATTTTTGCTAATCTTTGCAGATTTCTATCTCATTAGTCGGATGCAAATAGGTATAAAGGATATTCTATTTATTTGTTTACTGATGATTAGCTTCTTTTTATTCATTTCTGTTCTTTATCTATTACCTTTAATGGTTAATGGCTACTATTCATCCAAACAATTAATGAAAAATGCTTTTCAATTAGCAATATTTAAGCCTTTCATAACTTTGGTAAATTTATTGATGATAATAGGCTTGATTTTCATATCGCTACGTTTTTCTTTTTTCTTAGTATTCTTCTTTTTCAGTGTTTCAGCGTTTATTACTTATTGGTTTTCTGAAAAGAAGTTTATTCATGCAACTTAA